Proteins encoded together in one Papaver somniferum cultivar HN1 unplaced genomic scaffold, ASM357369v1 unplaced-scaffold_21, whole genome shotgun sequence window:
- the LOC113339720 gene encoding stigma-specific STIG1-like protein 3, with amino-acid sequence MAITIVLTIATIHQGGGMDHQGGVSVASKEYSLSRGNEHNDILSSTSSTSKAKRISRFLKEEVKPKNPRAASHCNKNDNVCYAEGSPGTTCCNNKCVNLTSDSDNCGACKSKCKFYTETCCNGICVNLSYDKRHCGRCNNKCTTGGICLYGNCDYA; translated from the coding sequence ATGGCTATCACAATTGTTCTCACAATTGCGACTATTCATCAAGGAGGAGGAATGGATCATCAAGGAGGAGTAAGTGTTGCGTCAAAAGAATACTCTTTATCAAGAGGGAACGAACATAATGATATACTATCATCGACGTCTAGTACCTCAAAAGCCAAACGCATAAGTCGTTTCCTCAAGGAAGAAGTGAAACCTAAAAACCCAAGAGCTGCATCACACTGTAACAAGAACGACAATGTTTGTTACGCTGAAGGAAGTCCTGGAACGACTTGTTGTAATAATAAGTGCGTCAACTTAACATCCGACTCTGACAATTGCGGCGCATGTAAGAGCAAATGCAAATTCTATACGGAGACATGTTGTAACGGAATATGTGTGAATCTATCCTATGACAAGAGGCATTGTGGGAGGTGTAACAACAAGTGCACGACTGGTGGTATCTGTTTATATGGGAACTGCGACTACGCTTAA